In Opisthocomus hoazin isolate bOpiHoa1 chromosome 3, bOpiHoa1.hap1, whole genome shotgun sequence, a genomic segment contains:
- the LOC104338152 gene encoding iroquois-class homeodomain protein irx-2, translated as MSYPQGYLYQPPGSLALYSCPAYGASALAAPRSEELARSSSGSAFSPYPGSAAFTAQAAATGFTSPLQYSTDPATGFPSYMGSPYDAHTTGMTGAISYHPYGSPAYPYQLNDPAYRKNATRDATATLKAWLQEHRKNPYPTKGEKIMLAIITKMTLTQVSTWFANARRRLKKENKMTWAPRNKSEDEDEDEGDGARSKEESPEKMPESNETSAEDEGISLQVDSLTDHSCSAESDGEKPPCRAGDPLCESGSECKDKYEDIEEEDEDEEEEEEDIEEDDGGGGDRDPPAKPATSSPLAAVEAPLLGHPHADAARSASKAALGGRASPGPPTPASKPKLWSLAEIATSDLKSQTLGQGCQPAPLPSATPASAPHSAAYSPSSLLGRHIYYTSPFYSNYTNYGNFNALQSQGILRYNSAAVASNEGLSQTVLNASSAHKQSSDSLKTITNQLEQHYRPSSYDSKKDPTEVCTVGVQPYL; from the exons ATGTCCTATCCTCAGGGTTACCTCTACCAGCCCCCCGGCTCGCTGGCTCTGTACTCCTGCCCGGCGTACGGGGCGTCGGCGCTGGCGGCCCCCAGGAGCGAGGAGCTGGCCAGGTCTTCGTCGGGATCGGCGTTCAGCCCTTACCCGGGATCGGCAGCTTTCACCGCCCAGGCGGCGGCCACAGGCTTCACCAGCCCGCTCCAGTACTCCACAGACCCCGCCACGGGATTCCCCTCCTACATG GGCTCCCCTTACGACGCCCACACGACGGGGATGACCGGAGCCATCAGCTACCACCCGTACGGCAGCCCTGCCTACCCCTACCAGCTCAACGACCCCGCGTACAGGAAAAACGCCACCCGCGACGCCACGGCCACGCTGAAGGCCTGGCTACAGGAGCACCGCAAGAACCCCTACCCCACCAAGGGCGAGAAGATCATGCTGGCCATCATCACCAAGATGACCCTCACCCAGGTGTCCACTTGGTTCGCCAACGCCCGCCGGCGGCTCAAGAAGGAGAACAAGATGACCTGGGCCCCGCGGAACAAGAGCGAGGATGAGGACGAAGACGAAGGCGACGGGGCGAGGAGTAAAGAGGAAAGTCCCGAGAAGATGCCCGAGAGCAACGAAACCTCCGCGGAGGACGAAG GGATCAGCTTGCAAGTCGACTCGCTGACGGACCACTCCTGCTCCGCCGAGTCGGACGGGGAGAAGCCGCCGTGCCGAGCGGGCGACCCCCTCTGCGAGTCGGGTTCGGAGTGCAAGGACAAGTACGAGGACatcgaggaggaggacgaggacgaagaggaggaggaggaggacatcgAGGaggacgacggcggcggcggggaccgcgACCCGCCGGCCAAGCCGGCCACCTCCTCTCCGCTGGCGGCCGTGGAGGCCCCGCTCCTCGGCCACCCGCACGCCGACgccgcccgcagcgccagcaAGGCGGCCCTGGGAGGCCgagcctcccccggccccccgacGCCGGCCAGCAAGCCCAAGCTCTGGTCGCTGGCCGAAATCGCCACCTCGGACCTGAAGAGCCAGACCCTGGGCCAGGGCTGccagcccgccccgctcccctcggccACCCCCGCCTCCGCCCCGCACAGCGCTGCCTACTCGCCCTCCTCCCTCCTGGGGAGGCATATTTATTACACCTCGCCTTTTTATAGCAATTACACAAACTACGGGAACTTTAACGCTCTGCAGAGCCAGGGGATCCTGAGGTACAACTCCGCGGCGGTGGCTTCGAACGAGGGACTAAGTCAGACTGTCCTAAACGCCAGCTCTGCCCACAAGCAGAGCAGTGACTCTTTGAAAACGATCACTAACCAGCTAGAACAGCACTACAGGCCCTCTAGTTACGATTCCAAGAAAG ATCCCACTGAAGTCTGCACAGTAGGAGTACAACCATACCTATAG